CATAGAGTTTCGGAGTCTTGGGTCTGGATGAGATCACCTGAGAATGAAGAAAGCTAGAGGAGACAGGCAGTTCGAGGCTGAGCTCTCTGCATTTTGAAGTTGAGTAGAGGAGGAACAGCCACCGGAGGCCCGGAATGTTGAATTTGCCCAGGATGACAGCGGTGAGGAAGCAGCCCCTTTGTGTATCcttttcccccctttcctgcAGGTACGTGTATGACCACATTGGCGGGGAGCACTCTGCGGTGATCCCGGAGCTGGGGGCCACCGTGGCCACGTTTGCTATCACCACCTTGTGGCTCGGGCCCTGTGATATTGTCTACCTGTGGTCATGCCTTAACTGCTTTGGCCTCAACTTTGAGCTCTGGATACAGAAGCTGGCAGTGTGGGGGCCCCTAGCACAAATTGAGGTGagcagggaagggctggggctggggacggCGGACGCGCTGGAAGGGGTGGTACTGCTGCTCTCTAGAGTCTTCCAGTCACACTTGGCTCCCAGTCCAGAacttccccaccaccaccctcctGGTTGTCAGAGGAGTGGCTCCCCCTGTGGGTGCCTGGCCCTCCCTACGTTCTGCAGGGTTGGGGGGCATCTGGGCTTGGCTGTGTTGGTCAGGCCCTGCCCTCTCTAGACTTCAGTTTTCCCATCCTTAACAATGAGGGAGAGCTGACCTGGGACTCTGAGAGACACAGGCACAGCCCCAGGACCTGGGTGGCCACGTGGGCAAGGCCTCTGGCCCACCATGTCCTCTTTCCCTGGGCCTTTTGCCTCACTGCCAATGCTTTCCTGGACTGAGCAGGCCTCCCTGTCGGAGCAGATGTCCCGCAGGGTCCGAGCCATCTTTGGGGCTATGAACTTCTGGGCCATCGTCATGTACAACCTTGTAAGCCTGAACAGCCTTGAGTTCACAGAGATGGTCGCCCAGCGCCTGCTACTCAAAGGTGAGGGACAGGGGTGTGGGGATACAGAATGTGCCAGGCGTCAACCTCGAGGACTGTGACCTTCTGAGATGCCGCCACGCCACCCCCAGCGCCTCAGGGACTCGTCAGGGAGGGCCAGTCAAGTGGGAAGAGAAgagttggtggggagaggggtgcccCCAGGCATCCACGACCTGTTCCTCACACAGGGTTCCCCCGGACCACACTGGCTGTCCTGTTTGTCACCTACTGTGGTGTCCAGCTGGTGAAGGAGCGAGAGCGAACCCTGGCGCTGGAGGAGGACCAGAAGCAGGACAAAGAGAAGCTGGAGTAggtggaaagggaagagggacagGCTCTGCTCAGCTATTCCTGGGCCCAGGTCCAGGCCAGGCCAGAGGAAGCCTGACCAATAGAATAAAAGACTTTTCTACTGTGGTTTGGCtgttccctgccccttcccccagccgTCTCCTGGCTCCCTGTCCCTGCTGGATGAGGTGCTGCAGGAGGTAGGGGGGTCAGGCTCTTGGTGCACACAGTGTGGAGGAGACACACGTGGAGGGCAGAGACCACTGACCTTGGTGACCCAACAGCTGAATGCAGAAGCCCCAGATCTTCAAACCACCTGGTCACTGACACTTGGAGCACCTGATTCCAGACCTGAGCACTCTGCTCGGAAGGCACTTTATTCTTCTTACAGGAGGAGACTTACCCAGGCTGCAAGGTACACTTGATGGGAACACTCCCCATCTGACAGCCGGGGAGACTGAGTCCTGTGGGAAAGTGACCGGCACGCACAGCCAGGCCGGGCTGGGTACCTGGGATATACCCATGAGGTTGTGCTTCATGGACCAAGAACACCAGGGGGAAAAGGATATACCAGAGAGGCTGGAAGTTTCTCATCCCTGCCTGAAAGGCTAGCACTGGGTGGCTGAAGCAGCCCCTCAGGCACCGTGATGGGATGGGATCCAGGTGGGCCCTGCGTCTCCCAGACTCCTCCCCGATCCTCCCCCAGGAGGCCAGGCCTGGGTGGGCCGCAGCGTGGGGCGGGGAAGCGCAGCCAGGCCCTCTGGGCGGGTCACAGCTTGGTCAGGCGCAGCACATTGAGCCGCACAGGTAGGAAGGTGGCGCCTGCGGCGTAGGCAATCTCCCGCAGGACGCCCTCCCACTTCTTCTCATCCTCGTTGtacctggggtgggaggaggggggacaGGGACGAGGAGCTCAGTCAGCTCCTGGGGAGCGCCCCTACCCTGGGAATGAGAGCCCACTCCCAAAGAACACCCACCCTGCATTCCAGGAAGGGCCACCTCTCAGGGAATCCTACACTCTTTGAAGTCCACCTCCCTCCAGGAAGGTCTGCACCTCCCCAAACCCCTCCTCCTGAGAATTTCCATACTCAACCCTCTAAGAAGACCCCCTGAAACCTCTTCCTTCCACCTGCCGGAAGGATCAGCCATCTGTGGAAAGCAAAGGCTCTGAGAGGCTGGGGTCCAGCTCCTTCTCAATCCCGGCCCAGCTCTCCCACCCAATTCAAGGCAAGCatccaggggaggggaggggaggggaggggagaggagaggtctGGCTCTCTGCTCCCTGGAGCCTGTTTCTGTGGGTCTACGCCCTAAACTTGGCATGGGCTCCCGGCTGTGACACCATAAGTGCCCACAGTAGGATGTGGAGCCACGAGTGCAAGCCCAGACTTTCCCAACAAACCGAGAGACCCTGGGCTGAGCAAGGCCTGCCTGCTGTCCCTTCCCCGGGGCTCCCTGGAAGAGGAATGAGCTCTGCCCACAGATGAGTCTGCCAGGTGCCACCTCCTTGGGGGCCCAGCCATGACTCCCCTCACCTCTCTGGGGCCAGGCTCACCTCCAGATGTCGTTGAGCTCTGTGGGAACCAGCTCCCCGGACTCAGTCTCCAGCGTGGCAAAGCCGCCAATGGCATAGAGGGTCCCCGCCAGGCTGACCAGGCCGAGTGAGCTGCGCTCCTGTGGGAAGGCCTCAAAGGGCGTCCACCTGGCGGGGAGGAGGGTGCGTGAGGGGGTGTGTCATCCAGGGGGCCTGTCCCCGGCCAGCACCCACAGCTTCAGCTGCACCCTTCGAAATCTGACTCCCAGGCACCCATGCTCCCAGCACAACCTCCTGTTTCCTGACCTCTCAGTGAACACCTTCTGGTCTTTACTTCTTCCGCAttctcttgcccctcccctttcccttcaCTGTCCCCTTGTCATTCCATCCAACTTGCTGCATGACATCCACCAGGGATCGCCCCAGTGTCCCACCTTCGCTCCTGCACCAACTCTGGCTTCCTCAGTCCCTCTTCTCCCCTTCGTGGCCCAGGACTCTTAGGCtatcttccctcccctcccctggctcctGAAGTCAGGCCTTCATCCCACCCTCCAAAACTGCCCTCAGGTCCCCAGCCACCACAGGGGGCTTTGGAATCCAGAGCCCACGTCCGCTGACTGTGACTGCTGACAGTCGGCTGATGTGActttcttccctcccacctcccgagCCTCACTTCCTCAGACTCCTTCCTGAATAATGCATCTGCCCCGCCATCCTTGACAGCTTGGAACTCAGCTTCTCCCTCTGACACCCTCTCTCCTGAGGGAGCTTGTCCCCTCCGCATACTGTTGACTCCTACATCTCACCCTCCAGCTCAGCCTCGTCTCTGCCCCAGTGGGCTCCTCCTGGACACCCTCAGGCACCCCAAATGCACATGTCCCCAACTGGACCCTCATTCTTCCTACCTAACTCCAGTGGTTCtttaattagtgacctctcaacCTCACTCAAAGTCATCCACCTCTCCCTCTCACCCCCCACCATCCATTCAATTACTAAATCCTTTGTCTTCTATCTCCTAATCTCTTGCAACTGAGTGTGGTCCACGGATCACTGGCAGCATCAGGATCACCTGGGGATTTGTTAGAACTATGCCCTTAGGTCCTAGGTCCCTCCCCAGACCTGAGAAtcataatctgcattttaatatgaTCCCCAGGAGATTAGTGCACACGTGTGAAGGCCCGGCCTAAATCTTTCTCCAGTGCAGCCTCTCTGCCCCATCCCTGCCATACCCTCAGCTCCAGGCCACTGTCACCCCTTGCTATACAGCTGCACCCCTGCCTCCTGGGAAATCCCTAATCTCTTCTGTATATCTGCTGCCATGAGGCATCTTAGTAAAACACAGATGGGAGCTTAAAACCTTTCAGAGGCATTTCATTACTCTCAGGATAAAGTCCCTCAGCCTGCTCACCACCTCTCCAGCCCAATACCCAACACCTCCACCTCACCTCGCCCACCACACTCCATCTAACCTGACCCACGCCCTTTCCTCTAATGGGCCTGGCTTTTTTCTCCCAACTATCTTGGTACCATCCTTCCTTTGCCTGGGGTATCCTTCTCCCACCAGCCCTTTTAGCTGGCTGAATCCAACTGGTCCACAGCTCAGTTTTATTCGTGCCCTCCCAGGGCTGAGCAGCTTGTGTCTTGGTCACTGCTGTTTCCCTAGTGCCAGGCCAGAGCCTCATATGAGTCTCTGAATGAGGAATGTAGCGTCACCTCCCCTACTCCTAGGCACTCTCTTCTACAGACCAGACTGGCCATAACCCATACCCAACCTGGTAGGGAGAAGGAACCCACTTCATGGTTGATCGGGGTAGAGGGGCTATTTCTGTGCTGATGTTCAAGTGCAACAGTGGAGATCCAAGACGGGGCAGACACAGAGAGGGCCAACATaggcccaaagccacacagccagggAATTACAGTGGGGCCCTTCATCCCTGGCTGTACTGGGGCTGCTGGGGGAAAGTGGAGTAGCCATACTTGTTGTCCGCGATGCTGTACACCTCAGCTGAACTGGTCAGCCCTGTGTCTGTGACCCCCGCGGCCACAACAATGCGGCCATCATGGATGGTGGCCCCAAAGAGTGAGCGGGAGGTCTGCATGGGGGCCAGCTCCTTCCACTCGAACTTCTTGGGGTCATACACGCACATCTTGTTCAGGCACTTCCTGTTGGGTAGGAGGCAGTgagtgagagggaggagggaggagcagagcgGCCTCTCAAGGCAGCCGCACTCACTCCAGGCCCCAGCCTCACCTGTCGCTGCCTTTGCCGCCAATGACGTAGACAAGGTCCATGTGGGAGAGCACTGCGTGGCCGTACACGGCGTAAGGCAGCGGGTCTGATTCGCCCCATTTGAAGGACCTGGAGGGGATGGGAGCAGGGCGCTGTCAGTCCCCATCTCTGCATGCATCCACCGCCCAACGCACATTGGGGCGTACCCGATTCGGTACCGGAACTCCCAGACCTCTCAGCTCCGtgctcccaccccacctgccaaccgccccgcccctgcccaggcCGCCTCCGCCCCGAGCCTCCAGGACCCCGCCCGgtcctcagccccgcccccagcccgagCTCACTGCCGGTCGTAGCACATGACGGAGTCCAGGCTGCGCTCGCCGTCCTTGAGCTCCCGGCCGCCGACCACGTAGATGGAGTTGAGAGCCTCTCCCAGGCCGAAGAGGCAGCGCGGCGAGGGCAGCGGCGGCATCCCCAGCCACTCTGAGTCCAGGTGGTCAAACTGCGGGCCGGGCCGCCAGTCAGCGATCGCTCCCCAcggcccccaccccagtcccagcCCAGCTCCGGCCACCCCCGGGTCACAGAGAAGTCCGGACCTCCAGGTAGGGCCAGCACGGCCTGGAGGCCGTGTCTGGAGACGGTGCCCCTCCTGTCCGGCTGAGAACAGCCGAGCGTCTCCCCGCCCCCCAGGTGCCCAGAGACCACCATTATAGCACTGTGATAGGCAACCCATGCGCAGCTGAGAGGAGGCCTCTGAGAGGGAGGTCTAGCTGCCGTCCTGGCCTTTCCCCAGTACAACTCCTGAATTGAGGCCTGCCCGCCCCCTGTTTTCCACACCCTCCCACTGCACAGGGAACGTCCAAAAACAGCCACTCTCCCCTTAAAATCTGCAGTGTAAGTCTGCAGCCCTGTGCACCCTGGCAGCCTTAGAATAACCATACTTGGGGCTCATCCTTGGGGAGAGTTTTCTGAGGGCTGAGCACTGTGCTGAAGAACACTATTTAACCATCAATTAACCTTCAAACAACTTTATCAAGCAGGAAGACTAGCATCCCCATTTACAAATGGAAGCCCAGGGAGAACATACAATGTGCCCACAATGTCCCTTGGCTGATGGAGCTGCCacacccccctgcccccaactTAACCCTGACATCAAGCAGCCCCTCACCCTTCTCAAACCTGGGCTGGCCTCACTGCGCACACCACTCACTAGgctccttcccttctccatccCTTGCTCACCGTCCCCTAGCTGAAGCAGTACACCCTTTCCTCCAAGTCTCCAAATTTCACCCAGCTAGCAAGGCTTAAACTGACATGGCGAGTCATCAGGAAAGCGCTTCTGCCCTCTGAGGTCCCACTGTCACATTACAGCTTGGACTAGGCACCCTACTCTCCTGggccttcctgggcctcagtttccccatctgtgcaaTGGGAAAGGAGGATGGTCTCTTTGTTTGGGACACTCTGGTTCACATTCCTCATGCAAAGCCCTGCCCATAGTGACCATGCTCCTTCTTACTTTCCCTGACTCCAACCCCTGTGCTGAGCTAGGGCCTCCAACATCCTGGGGCTTGTATGTCCCCAACACTGAGACACAAAAGTTATGCATCTTATTGTTAACTGCCTATTAACTATCTTCAGCATTCAGGCAGTGGCTGTCAGTCATCCTCCCTGGTTTATATCTCATCCTAGACCCAGTGGCATTCCATAACAAGTAGACACAAGCCTCTTCTGGGCCCTAAGGCTGCTCCCCAGTGCCGAGAAACCAGTACTGGCagccccctcccagggctggccGGGCACCTGCAAGAAGTAAGCGCTCATGGGGTCCTCTTTGTTGTCCTCGTTGTAAAAGAGTCCCCCAGCCACGAAGACCTGGTTCTCCTTGGTTACCAGGCTGACGTGATTCTTGGGGATCTGGGTGGAGAGTGAGGCACAGTAGCACTCGTTGGCGGCCGGGTCATAGGCCACTGCGCCCTCCTCACTGATCATGAAGATGAGGTCCTGCAGGAACATGCCAAAGCGCAGGGTGTCATTGAGAATCCCGGGTAGGATTcgctcagcctcctcctcctcctctgccttggCTTCGGCTGTGCCCTTGTCAGAGGCCTTGGCCCCCgctgcctccttccccttctcttttttcttcttgcgCAGCACGGTGAGGCGGCCCTCGTGTGCATCCTTCACCATCTGCACCTTCCGCAGCAGCTCGGGCTGGGCACGCACGAGAGGGTGGCGCTCCACGCGGCTCTCCAGGAAGGCGCGCGGCAGCAGGCGGCAGCGCACGCTCTCAAAGACGGTGGGCAGCGCGCGCTGGCGCTCCCCCTGCGCCTCGGCGTCCCCGCTGCTCGCCCATCGCATCACCGCCTCAAACAcggcctcctccttctccacgtTGAGGCCGTCGCTGGAGATTATGGCGATGAGCTCGTCGGCCGAGAGCCCGAGGAAGTCGGCGTCGCGCGCCACCAGCGAGAAGCGCGCGCAGATGAAGTCGCGGGCGGCCACGGCGAGGCGTGCGCAGTCGAGCAGGAGGCCGAGGCGGAAGACGGCCAGGCAGTTGGCGAGGCACAGGCGCTTCTGCAGGAAGGACACGCAGATGGTGAAGATGGACGGGATCTGGAAACGGTGCGCCGCGGCGAACAGATCCTGCACACTCGCCTCGTCCAGAGCGATCTCCGACGTGTACAGGTAGTGCAGCACCTGGGCCACCACGTCCGGGGACACCTCCTCCAGGCGCAGCTCGCCTGCGCGCTCCGGCTCGGCCAGGAAGCGCGCCCGGAAGTAGGGGCTGCAGGCGGCCAGCACTAGGCGGTGACACGGGAACTCCCGCTCACCCACCCGCACCACGCAGTCGAGGAACTTGCCGTGGTCCAGCATGTCCTTGAGCCCGTCCTGCAGGAGCGTCTGCTGGTACAGCCGCTGCTCCTCCGCCTGCTCCAAGCCCAGCGCCATGGTGAGTGGCCTCCTCGCcgcactccctgccttcctgctgtGTAGCGCTCAGTCTACGCAGCTGTCCAAGCGAGGCTATATATAGAGGTGGACCGGGCCCTGTAAGGCGAGCTGCCTGGCCTCTTGCACATGACGCAGAGGGGACAGCTGAGCTGAGGCCCCCTCCCAGAGCTGCCTTGACTCAGCCCCGGGGGCTCATGGGACGGGGGCGGGGTGTCTAGGGCCTCCCGGAAAGATGAGGGCCTCCCTGCCTCATTTCTAAATGGAGGACTGTGAGGCCTTGACTGTGTTCCTTGATCCTGTGATGTCCCTCAGGGGAGGGGATGACCCAAACTCTGCCCCTCAGGTCCAAGAAGTGGGGAGCCTTAAAGTCCCTCTTCAGGGTCTCCCTTCCTTCATGCCTTCTGGGGCTTACTGCCCTTGTGCCTCTATCCTCCTCCTGGGAGTGTATCTCACTCTAGCCAGCCCTGGACACAGTGTGCTTGGGTTTCCTGCTCAGCGAACTTGGGCATGGGGACCCTGTGGCCCCaaatttaaaatgagaagactttgagggggagggtgtagctcaggtggtagagtgtgtgcttagcattcatgaggtcctgggttcaatccccagtacttcctctaaaaataaataaataaaattaatcaacaCCCccaccaaaaatgaaattaaaaaagtgaacaaagtaattaaaatttaaaaaatatttttaaataaataaataaataaaatgggaagaCTTTTCCCCCTTTCTGCCCCAG
The genomic region above belongs to Camelus bactrianus isolate YW-2024 breed Bactrian camel chromosome 17, ASM4877302v1, whole genome shotgun sequence and contains:
- the KLHL40 gene encoding kelch-like protein 40 isoform X2; translated protein: MALGLEQAEEQRLYQQTLLQDGLKDMLDHGKFLDCVVRVGEREFPCHRLVLAACSPYFRARFLAEPERAGELRLEEVSPDVVAQVLHYLYTSEIALDEASVQDLFAAAHRFQIPSIFTICVSFLQKRLCLANCLAVFRLGLLLDCARLAVAARDFICARFSLVARDADFLGLSADELIAIISSDGLNVEKEEAVFEAVMRWASSGDAEAQGERQRALPTVFESVRCRLLPRAFLESRVERHPLVRAQPELLRKVQMVKDAHEGRLTVLRKKKKEKGKEAAGAKASDKGTAEAKAEEEEEAERILPGILNDTLRFGMFLQDLIFMISEEGAVAYDPAANECYCASLSTQIPKNHVSLVTKENQVFVAGGLFYNEDNKEDPMSAYFLQFDHLDSEWLGMPPLPSPRCLFGLGEALNSIYVVGGRELKDGERSLDSVMCYDRSFKWGESDPLPYAVYGHAVLSHMDLVYVIGGKGSDRKCLNKMCVYDPKKFEWKELAPMQTSRSLFGATIHDGRIVVAAGVTDTGLTSSAEVYSIADNKWTPFEAFPQERSSLGLVSLAGTLYAIGGFATLETESGELVPTELNDIWRYNEDEKKWEGVLREIAYAAGATFLPVRLNVLRLTKL
- the KLHL40 gene encoding kelch-like protein 40 isoform X1 yields the protein MALGLEQAEEQRLYQQTLLQDGLKDMLDHGKFLDCVVRVGEREFPCHRLVLAACSPYFRARFLAEPERAGELRLEEVSPDVVAQVLHYLYTSEIALDEASVQDLFAAAHRFQIPSIFTICVSFLQKRLCLANCLAVFRLGLLLDCARLAVAARDFICARFSLVARDADFLGLSADELIAIISSDGLNVEKEEAVFEAVMRWASSGDAEAQGERQRALPTVFESVRCRLLPRAFLESRVERHPLVRAQPELLRKVQMVKDAHEGRLTVLRKKKKEKGKEAAGAKASDKGTAEAKAEEEEEAERILPGILNDTLRFGMFLQDLIFMISEEGAVAYDPAANECYCASLSTQIPKNHVSLVTKENQVFVAGGLFYNEDNKEDPMSAYFLQFDHLDSEWLGMPPLPSPRCLFGLGEALNSIYVVGGRELKDGERSLDSVMCYDRQSFKWGESDPLPYAVYGHAVLSHMDLVYVIGGKGSDRKCLNKMCVYDPKKFEWKELAPMQTSRSLFGATIHDGRIVVAAGVTDTGLTSSAEVYSIADNKWTPFEAFPQERSSLGLVSLAGTLYAIGGFATLETESGELVPTELNDIWRYNEDEKKWEGVLREIAYAAGATFLPVRLNVLRLTKL